The segment CGTCCCTGCCGGCGATGCCAGTCCTGGTACGCCGTCACAGCGGTAGGCAGTGTCGGGAAGATCCTTTCCGGGCCGACCGCCTCGGTCAGTCCGTAAGCGTCCAGGTCGTGGCGCAGATCCTGCTTGACGCGGGCCAGGGCGAAGACGATGCCCCGGCGGTCGAGTTCGCCGCGCAGCGAGTCCACCGCGTCCAGCGCGGTGATGTCGACCTCGACATTGGCCTCCGCGTTGAGGACGAACCAGTCCACCACCGGTCCCGGGTGCCGGTCCACGGCGGCCAGTGCCCGGCGGCGGAAGTCCTCGGCGTTGGCGAAGAACAGCGGCGAGTCGTAGCGGTAGACGACCAGCCCGGGGATGGTACGGGCCTGGGGATAGTCGTCCACGTCGTGCATTCCGGCCACCCCGGGGACGATCCCCTCGATCGCGTCGTGCGGGCGGGCCACCCGGGACAGCATCTCGGCGACCGACAGGCCGACGGCCACCAGGACCCCGTACAGGATGTCCAGCACCAGGACGCCGGCCAGGCATCCCAGCGCCAGCAGCAGTTCGCGACGGCGGAAGGAGCCGAGGCGCCGGAAGCCGGGCAGGTCGATCAGCCGGACGGCGGCGTAGACGACGATCGCCCCGAGCACCGCCGACGGGATGTGAGACAGCAGCGGACTCAGGAAGAGCAGCACCGCCAGCACCGCGGCGAAGGCGACCAGCGAGTACGCCTGCGTACGGCTGCCCGCCGTGTCGCCCAGTGCGGTACGGCTGGCGCTGCTGCTCACCGGGAAGCCGTGCAGCACTCCGGCGCCGAGGTTGGACGCGCCCAGGGCCAGCAACTCCTGGTTGGGGTCGAGCGCGTGCCCGCTGCGGGCCGCGAACGCCCGCGCGGTGAGGATGACGTCCGTGTAGCCGACCAGCAGTACGCCGATCGCGGGCAGCACCAGATCCGACAGGTCGCCGAGGTCGGGGAAAGCGAGCCCCGGCAGCCCCGCCGGTACGGTGCCGATCACCGCGATGCCGTGCCGGTCCAGGCCGAACGCGGCGACGGCGGCGGTGCCCAGCACCACGACCAGCAACGGCCCCGGCACCGCCCGCCAGTACCGCTGCACCACGAACAGGACCAGCAGGGCGGATGCGGCGAAGGCCGTCGTGGCCGGGCTGAGCCCGCTCAGATGCCGGGCGAAGGAGAGCAGCTGCGGGAAGAACTTCGTCCCGGTCAGCGGCACTCCGGTCAGCCGGGACAGCTGGTCCACGATCATGGTCAGCGCCACGCCCGCCATATAGCCGACCAGGACCGGCCGAGACAGCAGCTCCGCCACGAAACCCAGCCGCGCCGCCCACGCCAGCACGCACAGCAGGCCGACCGTCACCGCGAGGGCCGCGGCCAGCACGGCGTAGCGCCCCTGGTCACCGGCGGCGAGCGGCCCGATCACCGTGGCGGTCATCAGCGCCGTGGTCGACTCAGGTCCCACCGACAGCTGC is part of the Streptomyces sp. NBC_01262 genome and harbors:
- a CDS encoding SulP family inorganic anion transporter, whose protein sequence is MRGDLLAGVTVAAYLVPQVMAYAGLAGLPPVAGLWAILAPLVLYAVLGSSRQLSVGPESTTALMTATVIGPLAAGDQGRYAVLAAALAVTVGLLCVLAWAARLGFVAELLSRPVLVGYMAGVALTMIVDQLSRLTGVPLTGTKFFPQLLSFARHLSGLSPATTAFAASALLVLFVVQRYWRAVPGPLLVVVLGTAAVAAFGLDRHGIAVIGTVPAGLPGLAFPDLGDLSDLVLPAIGVLLVGYTDVILTARAFAARSGHALDPNQELLALGASNLGAGVLHGFPVSSSASRTALGDTAGSRTQAYSLVAFAAVLAVLLFLSPLLSHIPSAVLGAIVVYAAVRLIDLPGFRRLGSFRRRELLLALGCLAGVLVLDILYGVLVAVGLSVAEMLSRVARPHDAIEGIVPGVAGMHDVDDYPQARTIPGLVVYRYDSPLFFANAEDFRRRALAAVDRHPGPVVDWFVLNAEANVEVDITALDAVDSLRGELDRRGIVFALARVKQDLRHDLDAYGLTEAVGPERIFPTLPTAVTAYQDWHRRQGRRPPGSGSGAAGHE